The Pseudoalteromonas rubra nucleotide sequence CAACCCAAAGCCAGAACGTCATCGAGTGAGCCAATGTACTTTGATGTAAAATACACCACGCACAACACGTTAATTAAAAAAACAGTTTCAAGCACTAAAAACCCTCTTACAACCACAATTCGGACCAGAATTCAGAAACAGTAGAATGAATTACAAACCACACAAGTAATGCAAACTCCCCCACGCTCAAAGCCTAACCGGTATAACAATTAAATAGCAAAACATCCATCCTAAGCTGGTACACTTCCAAGTTGAACCTGCCCTGGTATCATTGCACATAAAAAGGGCGCTCACTGAGCGCCAACTTTGAATGGGTGTTTCGCAACTGTTAGTAGCAGTCCATGTAACTATGTAATTCCTTACCCTAATCAACAGTGTAGTAATTTAGGAAGGATATATTCATCAGTTAACCCTCTTTAAGCTTTATTGGCGAGGGTGGCATCAGAGCCTCACGAACTCCTTCCGTTTCAAACTCTAATGCACAATAGGACTCCAACAACAATTCGGTGTTACTCAGCTTCAACTGTTGCTCATTTTCCAAATCAATATAAGCCAGGTAGTATTGATACACAGTACCATTTAAGATGTTTGTAGCACTGACATTTTTGATCCCAAGCAATTGAACCAATCCGTACTCATGTGTTAATTCGAAAAAAGTACACTTCGGTTGTGGCTGCGCTAGAACTTTTACAGAAACCGAGTCGCCATAAAACAAGCTGCTGAATAATGGGATAAAAATATCAAAATGAGTTGTACTAAGACCTAGTTTAACCCACACCTTTGTAACCTCTGCTACCAACCTGTCAGATAACGATAACTCCCCCTCGATAAACGTATTGGAGTTCAGTATGAGTGCGATAAGATCATCAGCACTCATATAGCTGTAGCCTCCAAATACTACAATATGGAGATTATCCACCCCACCCAAATCACAACGGTCACCTTTCAAGTTGTTTACTGTACCCGGAATGACTTCCTTTATATAGGCATCCCTGCACCCAGATAAAGTTACATTCTCTTGAGCGAATACTGACATAGACAGAACTAAAAAAAACCAAATTAAATGTTTCACTTATTACCTCTAACGCACTATTTCAAAGCCGAATTTAGCCTGTATTCGAGTAAATCACCTACATTACTGGTAAGTGCCTGATTATAACTTTCCATAAACGCACCATTATTAGAGTCAATATCAACCGCCCCAATTACCCCCCAAAACATTTCAGCATAGCTTTGAACGGCCCCCCTGAAGTTCCCTTTTGCCAGGTCTAACCCTCCCTCATAGTAGCTTAACGTAATTTCACCTGTTGATAACGCAAGGTTATTTAGCCCCCCAGAGCTTATACTCTGAGAAACCTTTTGGAGCCTGTAGTTAACTGTAGCTCTATCTAGCTTCATAATAGAATCTAGTTCTTTACCAGAAAAATCCCTTTCCGCTAACATCTCTTCCAACGTAGCGAGCCTCATACGAGCTTCATCGCGAGTTGAACCTTTCTTATTGAGCTCTTTTGCATTGCTTACTTCATCTTGCATAGCTGTGAGTGCCTGGTCGTCTTTCTCCGCAAACTTCCCACCATTTTCAGCATTAAACCACCACTGCATTGCTGAGGTCACCGCACCATTTGCAAACTTCCCGCCGGTCACTTCAGACACAGTTCCTCCAACAAGGCCTGCAATTACGGTTCTGCGCACGGCATCAGCTGTAGTACCCGTTTGGGGGTTCATAAATCCTTTCATGGAAGCCGTTACCATGGAGCTGACAAAACCATGGCCAAACTCCCCACCCTGCAGTACAGAGGCAATGCCACCAACTGCTGCGTGCGATGCCACATTCGCGACGGCATACCATCCATCAAAGGGTAGATGACTGCCAATCACTGACGATGCAGCGATTGTCAGATTTGAAATCACAAACCCTCGTAATGCAGCACCAAAGCTCCCTGTAACTGCGTAGGTTTTCAATGCCTGATAGATACCTACAGACCAGGGGGCTACGAAAGTAAGTCCGATACTGACGGCAGCATCGAGAATAGGTACTTTAGCTATAGCCTTCAATATTGACGAAATACCAGTAACTTCCATCAATTTTTTCAGGAAGTAGCCACTTGGATCGTTATACGTCAATGGGTTATTGAGCACGTAACTATATCGGTTATGGCTTTGTGTTACGCCCGGAAATTGAACGAATGGGTCTGCTTGTAAAAAACGACCAATATTCGCGTCATAGATCCGCCCATTCATATGCACAATTTCAAGATCATCTATTTGCTCATGACCGGTAAATCCACGCATCTGAGATAACGGCATCAAGCTAAGAGATAATCCCGATGACGCATACACCTGCTGCTGCTTACCCCATGGGTCATACAAATACTGTGCAATCGCATTACCAGAGCCATTGGTCACCATTACCGTTGAGCCAAGCATATCCGTGTGTGCAACTTCGGTTTTCAGGCCTTGCCCTTCGATTTCGCTAATCACTACACCGGCAACATACCAACGGTGTTCAATCTGGTCAGGGAGTGCTTTTCCGTAACCGTCCTTACCGCCAGCGCGTTTTGTCAGCTCATAAATTTTACCGATGTAGTAAGTTTCTTTAGTCTGAATGTTGCCATTTATGCTTCGTACATCTTTACGATAGTATCGCGTTTGCTTCTCATCGTATTTAAACTCAGTATAAGTAGAGCTGTTTTTCAGTATTTTATACGGCTTATCAAAATGCGTATAAAAGAACTTACGCTGGCCATCATTTACGATGTTTCCATGTTCATCATATTGCATTGAGTAACTGCGCTTACCAGCTTTTCCGCTGATACTGCTTAACTGATAAGGATTACTCTTATTGTTGTAGTGGTATGTACCCACATTTGAATGCGATTTCAGGTTACCAAAACCATCGTAGCTATAGCTTTCGTTCGCAAGTCTCAGAGGCGTAGCATAATTACTGCTTGAATGCGTAACCGTACGACTCTCAAGTCGTTGTAACCCATTATCTTCATACTCGAATGTCTCCGCATATTTAAACCAGTCACTGCCATAACCTGGTTCATAATACGTGCTTTCACGCGAGCGCGTTGTTCCCCGAGCATCGTGCTTGTAGGTCACATTGTATAGCGTTTGTCTGCCATTACTGATAGTAATAGAATCGATGAAGCCACTGTCACTTTCAAAAGCCTGTGCTCTTGTAACGCCACCAGCCAACAACTGCTCTGTAACACGACCTTGCGCATCAACTTCTTTAATTTCACTCAGTAACGTATTGGTTTGTGCATTAATTGTCTTATAGGCATACCCATGACGATAAAGTGTTTTTACAAACAACCCATTAGGCAATGCCCGATCAGTTAGCTGACCAACACTGTTGTAACCATTTACGATTGCAAATTCACCACCTTCATTGCTTGTAACCTGTTTGCTCGGCCTGCCAAACCCATCGAAGTAGTAGAATTTACTAAGTGACGGTGTCGCTCTGCTGGCTAACAGGTCACAGCTCCAAATTGGAGGACGTGCATTCGGCCTGCTTGGCTTCGGCTTACCCACTCGATACTGATGCGTAGCAATGAGTTTCCCTAAGTTTCTTGCACTACTGCTTTCACCATATACGTAACACTGAATTAACTGCTTTGAAATCTGCTTTTCAACTTGCACCGTTCTTTGAATCCGCCCCCACCTATCATAGTGGTGTTCAAGCTTTTCATAAACGTCACCTGCACTACTGCGGCTTGTAATGACGGACTTTATTTCACCAAAAGTGCTGTAAAAAGTTTTCCATTCACCTCTGGACGGATCTTTGACTTTAAGCTTACGCCCATAGTTGTCGTATTCTGTATGTATCTCTGAGGATTTAAAGGTACTGGTGTTGACGTCATAAATCTCATTTCGGGCAGTCACCTGATTACCAAATGCATCATATTCGAAGACAACTTTACTAACCTTTTTGTAATCGGCACCGAAGACATAAGGCTCAGTTTTAAATACAGTGCGGCCCAAAATATCCACACGCTCTCTTCGGTAGTAACCTCTGACAGCCACACCATCATTGGCGCTCGAATTATCAGATGTTACCGTGTCATTACCGTAGTAATTGATACTAGTTGATTTGCCACCGGGCTTTGTGGACGTGGTCAGACGATTGTATTTGTCATAGCGGTACTGGAAACTTTCTGGTCGCTCTCCAGGGCGATACGGCAAAGTTTTACTCTGCGGATTGTTATGTTTGTCATATGTAATGTCTTCATATGACTGAGTCCCATCTAACAGATACTTAATACTTCTGGATTGTCTGCCAAACTTGTCATAGACCGTGTAAACCGGTGAGCTGCCTGGCTCAACAGACTGAGTAAAGTAATACCCATTGACACCAGCACACAATTTATTGCTTCCACACAATTGGGTCGATTGTCTCGATTCATTGCCATCGGCATGGATCGTTTTGACCGGATCCCCCCATGCATCAAAGAAACTGGTACTCGTTAACCCATTTGGATCTGTGACTGAACTAGAATGAATGATCCCCTTGGCTGATCTCGTTCCATTGTACAGGTATGATGTCTTGTGACCTTGTATATTGGTATTTTGAATAACCAATTCACCAGTGCTATCGTACTGTTTTGTACTGGTTCGGCTTCCATGGTATCCGGAAACAGTGGTTTTATTAACATTGCCAAACGCATCATATTCATAACTTTTAGTATGAGTGTTATATCTGTCACAATATCCAGTTGCCGGACGCGTCACCGACTCAGAGGCACATTCCCCTGCGACAGTCTCGCTTTTTAGCATCAAGTTTGGATAGTATTCAAATTCAGTCTGACGTGTGGCCTTTCTGTACCCATTTTTCATTTCTTGCGTAACAGTGGCTTTTTTAAGTCGACCAAACCTCAGCCCATCATTCTCCGTATGATAAGTATTGATGTTGGTTGTCGTATGATCAGCAAAGATCAAAGCTGTGTTATCTGCCGCAAATGTCTTCACAACTGTTTTTGTCAGATTCCCCCACTTTTCGGACATTCCCTCATCATAACTATTCACCGTTAGAACTCGTTTTATCTCTCGGCGCTCATTATCAGTGCCTATCTGCCAGCCCCTTTCAGATGCCTGTCTCAAATAAACGAACGTCTCGCCCAGGTGGCTTTTAGAAGTAGACCAGGTTGATTTAGCCTCGGCAATCAACAGATCATCAGATGTATAAGTCACCGTCCTCGCGGGCCTTCCGGTATACGGCCAGTTCTGGTGATAGTAGGTAGAGGTTTTTACACCGCTATGCTTATCAGTCGTTGAGATTTGATGAAACCCTTGCGTGCCCCTTCCTCTCTTATTAATAACCAGACCGGCATATTCATAGCGCACGCCAACACGCTCATTAAAGCCAGCCAGCGTGTTCGAATCGCTATTAACTTCATTGACAACCCAAACTCCATGTTTAGGTGAGAAGAAGGAAGCATTGACTTTGCCCAGTGTATTAAGTGCCGGGATATAGGTGTATACCGAGCGGTCTTTGATATTTTTATAATCAATACTGGTCTTTACACCAAAGCCATTAGTAATAGATACAAGACGGTGTTCAGCCCCTTGCGCCGATTTTGTATCATTTAATATCTGATTCCAGGTTGCATCTGCCATTGGAGTCGAGTTACTGCGCAACATATCTGGCAGCCCATCGCCGTTTACATCGGCGAGCTTCAGGGTATAGTTAGTTGTGGGCAGCGCAGAACCAACTTTATGGTACTCATAGACAGCAGATGCTGCACCGATGCTTTTACCAAGCCAATATACGGTTTGCAGTCCATCCCCATATTTCGCTGGCACCCAGTACTCTCCTGGCGGACACTGTTGTCGCGTCTCTAGCTGAGGCTCTCCAGAAACAGGCCTTTCACGTGGATCTCCATTCTCATTACGACACTCGCCATGCCTGACAATGGTGCGGATAGGCTGCAAAGCTACAATATCAGAAAGCTGATCATTGTTAATATCTGCAAAGTGCACATTACCTTTGTATGCATCAGATCCCAGTTTTTCATCAATGTTCGGCAAGCGCCTTTCAGGGAGAAATGGCGAGGTGGTAGAGCCCGTTGATACTCTGGAGTACCAAATGCCTTTCTTTGTATATACAAGATCAGCATAACCATCCTGGTTAAGCGCAGCAAAACGCAAATCTGTATCACTTTCTAAATCTATTGGGTGCGCGTCATAGTTTGCTGTCTGCTTACTTATCAGTACTTTATATGTAAAAACATCTGCTGTGTTAGAGCAACGTGCATAGCTGCTGCTGGGGCGGTACGCACTTTTTAGCTTAACAACGAAGTCAGAAATACCGTCGCCGTTAAGATCTCCGGTTTTTGTGAACTTGGTCTCAATTTGTCGACTAATTGAACAACCGGTTCTGGCCGGCCCAAAGTCCCTATCAGTAAACGTATAAAAATACTTTATATTGCTATCGTACTTGCGTCCTAATGTGTCCTTTGAAGCAATATTTGCTCGGTAGCCAAGTGATTTACCCGTTGCATGCAACCAGTCAACTAAACCATCTCCATTGACGTCTGCCAACATGGCAGGCTGAGCGCCATAACTAATACCTAGGTTCTGGGCGTTACTAAAAGACCTTTCCTCGACATAATCTACCACACGGCAGAATAAGTCATCTTCGTTTTTAAGAAACTCATCTTCACATATGTATTTCGAACGGTTGACGGTACCTGGCTGAAAAGCCCTTGCATACCAGATACTATTTTCAGCATAGATAATATCCGTATAACCGTCACCATTGACGTCTGCCAGTTGGAAGGCAGACGCTGATTTAAGGTTTCTAGTGACCGTGTCAGTAATCCCTTCTGTAATCGCAACCGTTAGCTGTTTACCTGTTTTATCTGTAAAGACTTTATCCGCCTTACCGTCACCATTAAAGTCGCCAAATAACGTCGTCGTTCTGAGGCCCGACTCCTGAAAGCCACTAAACGTAAACTTTGTCTCGTCTAACGATTTATTGTATTCAAATTGAGTTGCTGGCTTACATGATCCACCACTGGAGATACACTCCTGAATACTATCAATATAGTCATGCTTACTACCGTCACTATTGATGGCGTAGTGACGATAAGCTTCGCCACTCTTAGTCACTGTAATACTTGTTATACGCCTGGTCGAATGGGTTTTTCCTCCTAACAGGTAGCCAGAATGCCTTGTATTTCGCATAGCGTAATTGAACGCAACGCTTACTTGGCCATAAAGGATCGAAGTGAGCCTGTGCGTACCTAAGTGCTCACTCTTGTCATACTGAAATTGAATTGTGTTGTTATAAACATCTTCGACCTTAGACAGAGCCCAGGTATGTGTTGTTTTTCGGTTATCTGAGGGCGTTGCAGGCTTTACATTAGAATCTGAACTTAAGCCATAATATTTAACATCCCCGTCTTTTGTTTCAACTATAAAACTGCTTGGACCGGTGTTTATGCTGTCTTTGCCCACAGCGGTAATTTTAGAAAAGCTCGCGAGCTCTGTTCGGTAAGTGCTATTTGCAGCACCATAAGTACCACTAACCAGTAAAAGCCTCTGCCCATCCAAACAATAGCCATCATTTCTAGACAAACGAACTGCTGACTGTTCACCATCTGTTGCAATGTTTTTGGAGCACCGGGTAATGCTGGACCCTGCGGAAACATACCACCCATAGCCTGCATTTCCCGGACCACTGCCAGAGCTATAGGAAATTGCAACAGAAGGTTTTATGCCTCCCGGACCAGTTGGCAAAGAAACGGGGATTGTATAAGTAGACTGACCTGACTCATCGACTCTGAAGTGGCCAGTAGTCAATGCCACCTTTGTCGCTGGTGTCGCAACTTGCTTATTGGTGTAAACATAACCACCATCAGCACTGCCAAGAAAAACCTCGTCATGAAAACTGACATCAATGATTCCATCGCCGTTAACATCCTTTAATGTGTAAGCCCCCAGATTAATATTTGTGGGGATTTCTACTCCATTCACATAGCCGCTTTGCTTATTTAGAGATAGTAAAGTAGCCGGATAATAGGATGTTGCATCGGTATAGAGGATGAGTCCTTCTTCACCATTTGCACCAAGATTGACACTTTTTAAACGTGATAAAAGTGAACTGTCTTTGATAAGACTCGGTTTTAGAGCTTCCCATTCATGCCCATTGAGAAACGATTGGACCCACTGACCATTGATATACTGTATTTTTATCAGACCATTACTGGGGTAAATCAAAAGAGGGATCGACACTTGATCGACAGCAATCAACACAAATTGCTTTGGGCTTTCGACGTAAATTGCGCCGCTCTTATCTTTATACGTAAAATAGCTCTTATCAACAGTTGCTTTGACAAAACAACTGAATGTTAAAAGCATCAATACTAGAAGGTATTTAAATTTCATACTCGCTTTCATGGTCCGGACAATAGAGCACCAGTGAGTTGCCTCAATGGATGATTGGTTGAACAAAAAGCGGGCAATTTACTTATGAAGTCATGGTTATGCAAGCTGCATTTTCACTTCAAAAAAACTGACCTGAAGAATTTATTATTCAAGCCTCTGTTTGAACTGAAAATTATATATCCATCTCGTTTTACATTCGTTTACGTTAACGATGAGCTGATACTGTCTCAGCAACTCAATCTGCGTGGCAAGTGCAATTACAATCAAATATGGACGGTAATTAGTGGCTTGAACGATGCCGATCGCCCTACGTCAGTACCTGTTTATATCAATAGCTTTTGGAGTAACTCGAGGGCGCTTATTCATTCTCGTAAACCTCAATGGCACCGGTAAAAATGCGGCGGTCACCAGGGAGTATGACCGCCGCCAGACGTAACTTAGTGGTTTAGAGATTAAAATGCGATGTAACTCGCAGTGGATTGGTTGAATTCAAACACCGAGATCTGGCCACAGCGCGCAAAATGGTTATTGCTGCTGTAGGGCGTGTTAGCCTGATTAATATCACCTTCCCAGCCCTCGCCATTTTTAACAAAGGCTTTGATTTCAAACCAACCATTGTGGGATTGACTACAATCCATGTCCACATCCAGCATCCAGTAGTGCGCACCCCACTGATTCAACGGGGTTTCACCGTAACCATGGCTTTCTACCGTTGCTTTGGTCCCCCACTCGGCAGGCCACAAATTAGTTGTCCAGTCTAGTGCGCTGCCCAGAGCTTCCGCACTTTGGCCTGATTCAGCTCCATGCCAGTCCAGGTAGTTGTCACCCTGTTTCCAGCCTTGTGTGGTCGGGTTTTTCAGGTTGTTGTGGCGAACGGGCATCGCACATTGCAGCGGATCCTGGTCACAGTTGCGACCCAGGGAAGCTGCGAAGGTATGATCCAGCCCACCACGAACAAACAGATCCTCACCTGCGGCCGTTTCAGCTTTGATAAACACGACTGTTCTTTGCCAGTCGCCTACCGGCTCAGTCGGCGTGTCCCCCAGCTTGCTGTTATGATGAATTGCCACAGCATTCATTGCGCCAATGTTGATACTCGACAGCCCATTTTGATCAACCGAGATTTGATTACCAAGGCACGTATCGCCCGCAGTATTCTTACCACCGCTGAGGACATCACAGTAAACGCCAGCAGTAAGACCGGTTTGCAGCGTCTGGTTCAGGCTAAAACCTTCACGGTTTATGGCCACAAACCCTTCATCACCACGGGAGAAAGCTATCTGGTTATTACCATTATCCCACCAATTATTTACTGTCCAGTGGCCTGTGGTATTGTTTCTGAAGTCCATGGCACCTGCAATCATGCTGCGGCGATGTTCACACTGCCACTCATTGGCAAAGCAGTTTAAGGTGCTGCCCTGGTGCACAAGACTACCCGGCGGTCCAGCATCACCGTCATGGTTAAAGTCATAACTCGACATTACCTTTGGATAGCCATATGGGTAGGCCAGCATAAAGACATTGGCCAGATCATACAGTGCACCATCTTCATACGTCACCACATTACCGGCACCGCCATGGCCTCGCTGGTTGTCATGATTATCAACAAATACCACCGCAAGATAACTAGGCATCATGTCCCAGGCTTCACCAAAACTGCTCAGCCAGGCCAGTTTACCGGACTTGAAGGTGTCACCCAGCTTGGTGCTGTACTTAAACTCAGTAACCAACCCATTTGCAAAATACTCATCAGCGCGTACTGCCTGCCCTCCCTGATCAATTACCTCCTGAAACACCAAAGGGTCGCCACTCACCTTGCCCATGATGGCGGCAATATCCGATGACGCCATGTGTTTACTGGCATCCAGTCTAAATCCAGCGACCCCAATACCAACCAAGTCATTCAAATAACCTGCCAGTGTATTTTGGACATACGACGCGGAGGTGTTGAGATCAGCCAGACCTACCAGCTCACAGTTTTGTACCCGCCAAGCGTTATTGCCATAATCGGCATCATTTATTGCACATGTTTCGTGAAAGTCCTGTGGACTATAGATTGGGTAATGCTTGTCGCCAAATGTACTGCCCGCAACGCCTGTGCCGCTGCCGTGTGCCATATGGTTAATCACAGCATCAACATAAATATCAACACCTGCGGCCTTACAACGCGTCACCATATCAATAAATTGAGCACGGTTACCGCTACGACTTTCTAGCTGGTAACTGACAGGCTGATAACGTGTCCACCAGGGAGCGCCGGTAATGTGTTCACTGGGTGGCGAAACCTGTACGGCGGCGTAACCTTTTGGGCCCAGAAAGGTTTCACATTCGGTCGCAATATCCTGCCAGGACCATTCGAATAAATGAACAAAGGTTGTGGGGGTGGCCAGTGCCTGAGCAGACATGCCCAACCCCGCGGCGATGAGTGCTGTGTTCAGCACTTTGAGTGACTGTTTAATCATTGTATGTTCTCTGTTGTTGTCATAACGGTAATGTTTACATCACGGTAACAATATAGAGAGATCCGATTAAACGTCTATTGAATACGTATGCAATAAAACGTGCCTGCACTTACACTGCAAAAACAGGTTAAAAAAAAACCTTACAAGCCTGTGAAGCCCACGATTGTAGCCCTAAAAGCCCCCGGTAAATCTGTCTTTATTCCAGTTAACAAGGCACCGTTTTCTGTCCAAGATGACATATCTGGTGATAGCTAACTATATGAAAATTATACTTTGTCACAAAAAAGTCGGTGCAAACCCCTTGCTTATGCTGAGGCTTATGGATAACACTTTTCGACATCACTTTGCAGCGAGTAACACTATGATCCTCAAACAACTCAGATTAAGCAAGCACCTGACTCAGGCTCAACTGGCTATGATGTCTGGATTAAATATTCGCACAATTCAGCGGATAGAACAGGGTCACACTCCAAGTCTGGAGTCTCTAAAATGCCTTGCCGCTGCACTAGACACTGACATCAGCACATTACAACAGGAATCATTTATGACCAATAAACATGCATCACCACGGCCACTGTGGCTACGGATTTGGTTTTTCCTAGGAACATTTCAACGCCAGCCTGGTAGATCATTGCTCATCAGGCTTGAGCGTATTTTACATGGTTTTGGCTTGTTTTTTTGCTTGCTGGGACTCATAAACGAGGCAGCCCTTGCTGGCGGTTTGCTTTTGCTCATCAATGGATACTTTATTAGTTATTGCAAATATATGGGTGACAAGTTCGCTATCTGGTGATAATGCGATCCTCCGCATTGTTAATCACACAATCAGCTACGTCTTCAAACCCCTCTGGGACACGTATCAATAATTCGTACCTGTGTCTGTTACAACTTTATACATTTATTTACGGAATATTCCGCCCACTCCACTTAACTTAAACTCACCAGATATCCTAAAAGGAACAAAGATGAGCGCGCGGATCCATGGTATTGACCTTGCCAGAGCATTGGCAATTTTTGGTATGGTGGTCGTTAACTTTAAACTTGTTATGGGCGCAACAACTGGCAACCCGCAGCTGCTGTCATTGAGCAGTTTACTGGAAGGTCGTGCCGCAGCGCTGTTTGTGATACTGGCAGGTGTCGGGCTGACATTGAGCGCTCGCAAAGTGCAAAACCACAACCTACTTCAGCGAAAACAACTGCAAAATAAAGTAATCATGCGTGGTATTCTGCTACTTTGCCTCGGGCTACTTTATTTGCCCGTCTGGCCAGCAGATATTCTGCACTTTTACGGCTGCTACTTTATTCTGGCCTCATGGCTATTGTTCGCTTCTCATCGCACGCTACTCACACTGTGTGCGGTGATTGTCTCCACTTTCCCTGCACTATTGCTTATCATTGATTACTCCAAAGGCTGGCAGTGGGAAACACTCACTTACCTTGACTTATGGACTCTGGATGGCCTGATCAGACGCATTTTTTACAATGGCTTTCATCCTGTGTTTCCCTGGGTTGCCTTTCTATTATTTGGTATTTGGCTGGGCCGTCAACCTTTGCATAACATCGCCACACAGAGAAAACTCTTTGTTGGCGCGCTTGTTATTTTAATCGTGGTCGAGGGTATATTTTACCTGTTACGCACGCTTGCTGTGGAGGCAGGAATGCAAGATCAAGATATCACATTTTTGCTGAGCACCGGACCAATCCCACCTCTGCCACAATATCTTGTATGTGCCACTGCCAGTGCTGTGCTTATCTTAATAAGCTGTATCAAGCTGGCCCAGTACTTTGCGCATACAACTATACTTAAAGTGCTGGAACAAACCGGAAAGTTATCACTTACTTTTTATATAACACACGTAATTATTGGTATGGGAATCTTGGAATCACTCAACATGCTTGGTAATCAGTCAATTGAAATGGCGCTATTTAGCAGCCTGATTTTTTGCCTGTCAGCGTCGTGTTTTGCCATGCTATGGAGTCGAAAGTTCACTCAGGGGCCGATTGAATGGCTGTTCAGATACCTCATTAATCGGGCTGAGACTTATTCTGGTCACTTTTTCTATGCTCGAAAATAACATGCGAGGTAAATTTTTGGAGCGATTATAATAAGCATCGTGAAGTTTAATTAGGAGTTCTTTCACAAAAACAATAACCAATTGATAAATATAGCATTTACAATAACTAAATGTATTACTTTCCTGCCCTGAACAAGTTCAAATACCGACGTTCAGGTACGTGTATTTTCTTTGTTCGGACAAAAAATTTTCGACTACACTGAAATGAATTTCATCTGACTCAGGTCTTGTCGTTACAGCAGCATGTTCAGGTAGTTAAACACTACCGATAAGTACGGGCATGAACATGCTGCTGAACTACCTGTTGAATAAAAGAGAGTTGTTATTTTGGGTCAGGTAACCGCCACGCTCAGTTTGGCACACACTCAATGAGGAAGATAATATGAAAGCACTAACGGGGGCCGCGATGGCG carries:
- a CDS encoding RHS repeat-associated core domain-containing protein, with product MKFKYLLVLMLLTFSCFVKATVDKSYFTYKDKSGAIYVESPKQFVLIAVDQVSIPLLIYPSNGLIKIQYINGQWVQSFLNGHEWEALKPSLIKDSSLLSRLKSVNLGANGEEGLILYTDATSYYPATLLSLNKQSGYVNGVEIPTNINLGAYTLKDVNGDGIIDVSFHDEVFLGSADGGYVYTNKQVATPATKVALTTGHFRVDESGQSTYTIPVSLPTGPGGIKPSVAISYSSGSGPGNAGYGWYVSAGSSITRCSKNIATDGEQSAVRLSRNDGYCLDGQRLLLVSGTYGAANSTYRTELASFSKITAVGKDSINTGPSSFIVETKDGDVKYYGLSSDSNVKPATPSDNRKTTHTWALSKVEDVYNNTIQFQYDKSEHLGTHRLTSILYGQVSVAFNYAMRNTRHSGYLLGGKTHSTRRITSITVTKSGEAYRHYAINSDGSKHDYIDSIQECISSGGSCKPATQFEYNKSLDETKFTFSGFQESGLRTTTLFGDFNGDGKADKVFTDKTGKQLTVAITEGITDTVTRNLKSASAFQLADVNGDGYTDIIYAENSIWYARAFQPGTVNRSKYICEDEFLKNEDDLFCRVVDYVEERSFSNAQNLGISYGAQPAMLADVNGDGLVDWLHATGKSLGYRANIASKDTLGRKYDSNIKYFYTFTDRDFGPARTGCSISRQIETKFTKTGDLNGDGISDFVVKLKSAYRPSSSYARCSNTADVFTYKVLISKQTANYDAHPIDLESDTDLRFAALNQDGYADLVYTKKGIWYSRVSTGSTTSPFLPERRLPNIDEKLGSDAYKGNVHFADINNDQLSDIVALQPIRTIVRHGECRNENGDPRERPVSGEPQLETRQQCPPGEYWVPAKYGDGLQTVYWLGKSIGAASAVYEYHKVGSALPTTNYTLKLADVNGDGLPDMLRSNSTPMADATWNQILNDTKSAQGAEHRLVSITNGFGVKTSIDYKNIKDRSVYTYIPALNTLGKVNASFFSPKHGVWVVNEVNSDSNTLAGFNERVGVRYEYAGLVINKRGRGTQGFHQISTTDKHSGVKTSTYYHQNWPYTGRPARTVTYTSDDLLIAEAKSTWSTSKSHLGETFVYLRQASERGWQIGTDNERREIKRVLTVNSYDEGMSEKWGNLTKTVVKTFAADNTALIFADHTTTNINTYHTENDGLRFGRLKKATVTQEMKNGYRKATRQTEFEYYPNLMLKSETVAGECASESVTRPATGYCDRYNTHTKSYEYDAFGNVNKTTVSGYHGSRTSTKQYDSTGELVIQNTNIQGHKTSYLYNGTRSAKGIIHSSSVTDPNGLTSTSFFDAWGDPVKTIHADGNESRQSTQLCGSNKLCAGVNGYYFTQSVEPGSSPVYTVYDKFGRQSRSIKYLLDGTQSYEDITYDKHNNPQSKTLPYRPGERPESFQYRYDKYNRLTTSTKPGGKSTSINYYGNDTVTSDNSSANDGVAVRGYYRRERVDILGRTVFKTEPYVFGADYKKVSKVVFEYDAFGNQVTARNEIYDVNTSTFKSSEIHTEYDNYGRKLKVKDPSRGEWKTFYSTFGEIKSVITSRSSAGDVYEKLEHHYDRWGRIQRTVQVEKQISKQLIQCYVYGESSSARNLGKLIATHQYRVGKPKPSRPNARPPIWSCDLLASRATPSLSKFYYFDGFGRPSKQVTSNEGGEFAIVNGYNSVGQLTDRALPNGLFVKTLYRHGYAYKTINAQTNTLLSEIKEVDAQGRVTEQLLAGGVTRAQAFESDSGFIDSITISNGRQTLYNVTYKHDARGTTRSRESTYYEPGYGSDWFKYAETFEYEDNGLQRLESRTVTHSSSNYATPLRLANESYSYDGFGNLKSHSNVGTYHYNNKSNPYQLSSISGKAGKRSYSMQYDEHGNIVNDGQRKFFYTHFDKPYKILKNSSTYTEFKYDEKQTRYYRKDVRSINGNIQTKETYYIGKIYELTKRAGGKDGYGKALPDQIEHRWYVAGVVISEIEGQGLKTEVAHTDMLGSTVMVTNGSGNAIAQYLYDPWGKQQQVYASSGLSLSLMPLSQMRGFTGHEQIDDLEIVHMNGRIYDANIGRFLQADPFVQFPGVTQSHNRYSYVLNNPLTYNDPSGYFLKKLMEVTGISSILKAIAKVPILDAAVSIGLTFVAPWSVGIYQALKTYAVTGSFGAALRGFVISNLTIAASSVIGSHLPFDGWYAVANVASHAAVGGIASVLQGGEFGHGFVSSMVTASMKGFMNPQTGTTADAVRRTVIAGLVGGTVSEVTGGKFANGAVTSAMQWWFNAENGGKFAEKDDQALTAMQDEVSNAKELNKKGSTRDEARMRLATLEEMLAERDFSGKELDSIMKLDRATVNYRLQKVSQSISSGGLNNLALSTGEITLSYYEGGLDLAKGNFRGAVQSYAEMFWGVIGAVDIDSNNGAFMESYNQALTSNVGDLLEYRLNSALK